One Acidobacteriota bacterium genomic window, GGTCCACGCCGCTCCGGCCTTGAGCTGCGCGACCACGCGCAGCCTGGCGGGCGCGGTCGCAGACGCACTCGCCGCATCGGCGGCGCGGAGCGCGTAGCCATCGCGCGTAGCGCGTGCGAAGGGCGGCTGGTCGCGGTCCGCGACCACGCGCTCGGCGAGCACGCGTCCGCGGGCTTCGAGCAGCCCGCAAGGTTCCGGTGGGCGGGGTGGTTTGAGCTTCCGCGCCTCGCGCTCGACCG contains:
- a CDS encoding molybdopterin molybdenumtransferase MoeA, which translates into the protein MTTSTQAALLSFLDARRAVEREARKLKPPRPPEPCGLLEARGRVLAERVVADRDQPPFARATRDGYALRAADAASASATAPARLRVVAQLKAGAAWT